In one window of Pseudobdellovibrionaceae bacterium DNA:
- a CDS encoding twin-arginine translocase TatA/TatE family subunit has product MSPSIWQILIVLAIILILFGPKRIPGLGKSLGEAIRGFKKGLNEDEIDVTDSARKEELRDGNSDKKTSEKTEKERV; this is encoded by the coding sequence ATGAGTCCATCTATCTGGCAAATTTTAATTGTTCTTGCGATTATCTTGATCCTGTTTGGACCAAAGAGAATTCCTGGCCTTGGGAAATCTTTAGGTGAAGCCATTCGCGGGTTTAAAAAAGGTCTCAATGAAGACGAGATCGACGTGACTGATTCGGCCCGAAAAGAAGAACTTCGCGATGGCAACAGCGACAAAAAAACCTCCGAAAAGACAGAAAAAGAACGAGTCTAA
- a CDS encoding transketolase, which yields MPHLTPLERPVKLAGNPASNPTYSKDVVLASGETISLPDPQATRAMVALMDMQAVMGGAASHFGGPAAFAEIMSAVYGLVFYWAKKNNRPWYNDFHVINDAGHCENGLYALKANFGVANLSLDSLKGFRSIESVLTGHGESHLFPEGVYLSNGPLGSSLPQSQGLAFADALAGVNRVIVTAISDGACMEGEAKEALAAIPGLAAKGQMAPFVLVISDNNTKLSGRIDEESFSMAPTFASLKELGWQVLELKDGHDLQACAQVFDKAVSMVRNNPRHPVALHVHTIKGYGTKATEASSSGAHGFPLSNPNDLHSFLSEIYDGDSVPAEFIEWARELVNTFEVKKSASKNSSSKPKDKVQTGVAKALIRKAQEGLPVVSVSSDLAGSTGVKPFQKEFPHQSLDVGVAEANMLSMAAGLSKQGYIPVVDTFAQFGVTKGGLPLIMASLSEAPVIAIYSHVGFQDAADGASHQALTYFSMASSIPHVDVYNLTSSNEADALVGQAIDRWVSALKQGEVPRSQIFFLGRETFPETYLSEGYQYQLGRAQVIRDIEESCQQKVTIVASGALLGQALQAADALSAEGIEALVVNPSVINRPDVETIAQCLSKTNGLLLTVEDHQLIGGMGSLLVHALVNEGVSVNARSLGVKDEFGQSAYKALELYAKHGLDSSGITQAVKALLN from the coding sequence ATGCCACATCTTACACCACTAGAACGACCCGTAAAATTGGCTGGCAATCCAGCTTCGAATCCGACGTATTCGAAGGACGTCGTTCTGGCCTCCGGAGAAACCATTTCGTTGCCTGATCCGCAAGCCACACGGGCTATGGTGGCACTGATGGATATGCAAGCGGTGATGGGTGGGGCGGCCAGCCATTTTGGTGGCCCGGCCGCATTTGCTGAAATCATGTCAGCCGTTTATGGATTGGTGTTTTATTGGGCAAAGAAAAATAACCGTCCCTGGTACAATGATTTTCATGTGATCAATGATGCAGGTCACTGCGAAAACGGATTGTATGCACTAAAGGCCAACTTTGGTGTGGCCAACCTTAGTTTAGACAGCCTCAAGGGCTTTCGTTCTATTGAAAGTGTTTTGACTGGGCATGGTGAATCCCATTTGTTTCCGGAGGGAGTTTATTTAAGCAACGGCCCCTTGGGTTCGTCTTTGCCTCAATCACAGGGCTTGGCATTTGCTGATGCGTTAGCTGGCGTGAATCGTGTCATAGTGACTGCGATTTCTGATGGAGCATGCATGGAGGGTGAAGCCAAAGAAGCCCTTGCCGCAATACCAGGCTTGGCGGCCAAAGGGCAAATGGCTCCTTTTGTTTTGGTGATTAGTGACAACAACACAAAACTTTCTGGCCGAATTGATGAAGAGTCATTTTCGATGGCGCCAACTTTTGCTTCACTAAAAGAGTTGGGTTGGCAAGTGCTGGAGTTAAAAGACGGCCATGATTTGCAGGCTTGCGCTCAAGTTTTTGATAAAGCTGTGTCAATGGTTCGCAACAATCCCCGTCACCCGGTGGCCTTGCATGTTCATACGATCAAGGGCTACGGAACAAAAGCCACTGAGGCGTCGAGTTCGGGGGCTCATGGATTTCCGTTGAGCAATCCCAATGATCTTCACTCATTTTTGTCAGAAATTTATGATGGGGACTCAGTGCCTGCCGAGTTTATCGAATGGGCCAGAGAATTAGTGAATACCTTTGAAGTAAAAAAGTCGGCGTCAAAAAACTCATCGTCAAAGCCGAAGGACAAAGTACAGACCGGAGTGGCCAAGGCTCTGATTCGAAAAGCCCAAGAAGGTTTACCAGTAGTTTCGGTTTCCTCTGATTTAGCAGGATCGACCGGGGTAAAGCCCTTTCAAAAAGAGTTTCCCCATCAGAGTCTGGATGTGGGTGTGGCCGAAGCCAATATGCTAAGTATGGCAGCCGGATTATCGAAGCAAGGTTATATCCCAGTAGTAGACACCTTTGCCCAATTTGGTGTGACTAAAGGCGGTCTTCCCTTGATTATGGCCTCATTGTCAGAAGCACCGGTGATTGCGATTTATTCTCACGTGGGATTTCAAGATGCCGCCGATGGTGCCTCTCACCAGGCCCTCACATATTTTTCTATGGCGAGCAGTATTCCCCATGTGGATGTGTACAATCTAACTTCAAGTAATGAGGCGGATGCTCTTGTGGGGCAGGCAATTGACCGATGGGTGTCCGCTCTTAAACAGGGAGAGGTCCCAAGAAGCCAGATTTTCTTTCTTGGCCGAGAGACGTTTCCAGAAACCTATTTGTCAGAGGGCTATCAATATCAATTGGGTCGAGCGCAAGTGATTCGCGACATCGAAGAATCATGTCAGCAAAAAGTGACCATAGTGGCTAGTGGTGCACTGCTTGGTCAGGCCCTGCAGGCTGCCGACGCTTTGTCAGCGGAGGGCATTGAAGCCCTCGTTGTAAATCCGTCGGTCATCAATAGGCCAGATGTGGAAACCATCGCTCAGTGTTTATCGAAAACGAATGGATTATTGCTTACTGTTGAAGATCATCAATTAATAGGGGGAATGGGCAGTTTGTTGGTCCACGCATTGGTGAATGAGGGTGTGAGCGTCAACGCTCGATCACTCGGAGTAAAAGATGAATTCGGTCAAAGTGCCTATAAAGCGCTTGAGCTCTATGCCAAGCATGGCCTGGATTCGTCGGGAATCACCCAGGCCGTAAAAGCACTGCTCAACTAG
- the add gene encoding adenosine deaminase, with the protein MNLKDLPKVELHRHLELSLRHSTIRELAPQIGVIIKNDKDFADHFLIEDPMLDLQSVLHKFLDTQKLLHSEEIIERIAFEAVEDAARENIRWLELRYAPTFVNQGHPHLNFKKIHSAIVRGVKLAESKYNIGVGLIGIVQRTLDDLAAQAVAEFIMDHNDTFLAMDLADNEAGFDAKRFSKLFQMAKDVGLGITVHAGEVNTPEAPTAVKEAIEYLGADRIGHGVQIYRDPEIMNYVKQAGIPLELCPTSNYLTQAVPTVDDHPLKQFMDFGIIATINSDDPGTFNINLTHEFELAKSRFKLTDTDILTCVKNAAQHSFIEDARNWSP; encoded by the coding sequence ATGAACCTTAAAGATCTTCCCAAAGTGGAGCTGCATCGACATCTTGAACTTTCTTTGCGTCACAGCACCATCCGTGAACTGGCCCCGCAAATAGGTGTCATAATCAAAAACGACAAAGATTTTGCGGATCATTTTCTCATTGAAGACCCCATGCTGGATCTGCAATCCGTCCTCCATAAATTTCTCGATACACAAAAGCTGCTTCATTCAGAAGAAATTATTGAGCGCATCGCCTTTGAAGCGGTAGAGGATGCCGCCCGTGAAAACATTCGATGGCTTGAATTGCGCTACGCGCCCACATTTGTAAATCAGGGTCACCCCCATTTGAATTTTAAAAAAATTCACTCTGCCATTGTGCGCGGAGTGAAGCTTGCTGAATCTAAATATAATATCGGCGTTGGCCTTATTGGTATTGTACAAAGAACGCTCGATGACCTTGCGGCACAAGCGGTGGCCGAGTTTATCATGGATCACAATGACACTTTCTTAGCCATGGACCTTGCCGACAATGAGGCTGGGTTTGATGCAAAAAGATTCAGCAAACTTTTTCAAATGGCAAAGGACGTGGGACTTGGCATCACCGTGCATGCCGGTGAAGTGAACACACCCGAAGCTCCCACGGCCGTGAAAGAAGCCATCGAATACCTAGGGGCCGACAGAATTGGGCATGGAGTACAAATTTATCGTGATCCAGAAATTATGAACTATGTAAAACAAGCCGGCATCCCGCTTGAGCTGTGTCCCACAAGCAACTATCTCACGCAAGCCGTGCCCACAGTGGACGATCATCCCCTAAAACAGTTCATGGATTTTGGAATCATCGCTACGATCAATTCGGATGACCCAGGCACCTTTAACATCAACCTCACCCACGAATTCGAATTGGCTAAGAGCCGCTTCAAACTTACAGACACCGACATCCTCACCTGTGTCAAAAATGCCGCTCAACACAGCTTCATTGAAGATGCCCGAAATTGGTCGCCATAA
- a CDS encoding phosphoenolpyruvate carboxykinase (ATP), protein MNTTQLIEAAVQANFGVLSRDGALMVETGASTGRSTKERFVVQHPDVASDIEWGKVNQGISPNEAEEFFAKLEKQLAGQSYYEMQEYVGCFKVRVRSTSPWHIAFARNMFRENYIESLQEQIADDITIQIYHAPELTTSQLGINMPFEKAIVLDPHSMKVGIVGTAYAGEIKKSAFTLCNYLLPKYGLFPMHASANCLGDGSNSCVLFGLSGTGKTTLSADPHRFLIGDDEIVWSKNGLSNLEGGCYAKLINLDPEKEPDIYMAANRQGSILENVRFDYESRTIDFNDGTLTENTRGSYSIEALNHVFDQGREAAPPSSIVFLTADAFGALPAVAKLDEWQAQYHFISGYTAKVAGTEMGVTEPQATFSACFGAPFMPRPASVYGNLLAQLMREYNVPVWLLNTGWTNGGYGKGGRFPIPVSRTLLSAIQSGELEKAEMVRHPVFGFSVPKAVPGVDSEWLTIPEGSQVQELAKKFMANAEAKGNSISEEVIRRGGPQPQHLN, encoded by the coding sequence ATGAATACCACTCAACTGATTGAAGCCGCGGTACAGGCGAATTTTGGAGTTTTAAGTCGTGATGGGGCCCTTATGGTAGAAACAGGGGCATCAACGGGTCGGTCCACAAAAGAAAGATTTGTCGTTCAACACCCCGATGTGGCTTCAGATATTGAATGGGGCAAAGTCAACCAGGGCATTTCTCCTAACGAGGCGGAAGAGTTTTTTGCAAAACTAGAAAAGCAGCTGGCCGGCCAAAGCTATTATGAAATGCAAGAGTACGTGGGCTGTTTCAAAGTCAGAGTTCGATCCACAAGTCCATGGCACATAGCCTTTGCTCGCAATATGTTTCGTGAAAATTATATCGAGAGTCTGCAGGAGCAGATCGCCGATGATATCACTATTCAGATTTACCACGCTCCCGAATTGACCACCTCACAGTTGGGTATAAATATGCCCTTTGAAAAGGCCATCGTCCTAGATCCTCATTCGATGAAAGTGGGAATCGTGGGTACGGCCTACGCTGGTGAGATAAAAAAATCCGCATTCACATTGTGCAATTATCTTTTGCCGAAGTATGGCCTTTTTCCCATGCACGCCTCGGCCAACTGCCTAGGCGATGGATCCAATTCATGTGTGCTATTTGGTTTGTCAGGAACAGGTAAAACCACTTTATCGGCCGATCCCCACCGGTTTTTAATTGGTGATGATGAGATTGTTTGGTCAAAAAATGGCCTGTCAAATTTAGAGGGCGGCTGTTATGCCAAGCTCATTAATCTTGATCCAGAAAAAGAACCAGACATTTACATGGCCGCCAATCGACAGGGTTCCATTTTAGAAAATGTGCGGTTTGACTATGAATCAAGAACGATAGATTTTAACGATGGCACATTGACTGAAAACACTCGTGGCTCTTACAGCATCGAAGCTCTCAATCATGTTTTTGATCAAGGCCGCGAGGCAGCACCGCCAAGCTCCATTGTATTTTTGACGGCCGATGCCTTTGGCGCCTTGCCGGCTGTGGCCAAGTTGGATGAGTGGCAGGCCCAGTATCATTTTATTTCGGGATATACGGCCAAGGTGGCTGGTACAGAAATGGGTGTCACTGAGCCGCAGGCTACATTTAGTGCCTGTTTCGGCGCTCCGTTTATGCCGCGGCCCGCGTCTGTTTATGGAAATCTTTTGGCTCAATTGATGCGTGAATACAATGTGCCCGTATGGCTTTTGAACACGGGATGGACCAACGGAGGCTACGGCAAGGGAGGGCGATTCCCCATTCCCGTGAGCCGCACGCTCCTGTCTGCCATTCAAAGTGGCGAGCTGGAAAAAGCAGAGATGGTTCGCCATCCTGTTTTTGGTTTTTCAGTACCTAAAGCCGTACCCGGTGTGGACAGCGAATGGCTAACCATTCCCGAAGGTTCGCAGGTGCAAGAGCTAGCCAAGAAATTTATGGCTAACGCTGAAGCCAAGGGCAACAGCATTTCTGAGGAGGTCATTCGTCGGGGAGGACCGCAGCCGCAGCACCTCAACTGA
- a CDS encoding ATP-binding cassette domain-containing protein translates to MSVVKNLIKDYGDFKIEIPFWEIPDHGVTALWGPSGSGKTSVLRLLIGLEACPGMSWVFPDGDVAKFSVPEKRLGVVFQHFELFPHMTAIENIKFAAKARDTKDARQKIAELSESLELTGFLERKVGLLSGGEQQRVALARAIIGEPRFLLLDEPFSALDAALKGKARHLVKTIITAYKIPALLVTHDPQDLEVVADRVVKIQGGRLHAPEDPAE, encoded by the coding sequence CTATGGGGATTTTAAAATTGAAATACCATTTTGGGAAATCCCAGATCACGGCGTCACGGCCCTCTGGGGACCATCTGGATCGGGTAAGACCAGTGTGCTGCGTTTGTTGATTGGCCTTGAGGCATGCCCCGGAATGAGTTGGGTTTTTCCGGATGGTGATGTGGCCAAATTTTCTGTACCGGAGAAGCGTTTGGGAGTGGTGTTTCAACACTTTGAATTGTTCCCGCATATGACGGCCATTGAAAATATCAAGTTCGCGGCAAAGGCCAGAGATACTAAAGATGCCAGACAAAAAATAGCCGAACTCTCTGAATCTTTAGAGTTAACAGGGTTTCTTGAGCGCAAAGTGGGATTACTTTCTGGAGGAGAGCAACAAAGAGTGGCTCTGGCCCGCGCCATAATCGGCGAGCCTCGGTTTTTATTATTGGATGAGCCTTTTTCGGCCCTGGATGCCGCTCTTAAGGGTAAGGCCCGGCATTTGGTTAAAACCATCATCACGGCCTATAAAATTCCCGCTCTTTTAGTCACACATGATCCGCAGGATTTAGAAGTGGTGGCCGATAGGGTGGTGAAAATTCAAGGGGGCCGGCTTCATGCCCCAGAAGACCCCGCAGAGTGA